The genomic segment CACCTGGTGAACGTGGTCGGCGGGAACCTGGCCGACGACTGGTTCCGCACCGCCGAGTACGACATGGCCGGCTTCGACCGGGTGGTGGCGCGCAACCTCCGCTACGCGGTGGTGTCGTGCCGGGAGATCGCCCGGCGCCTGATCGCAGCCGGCACCCCGGGCAGCATCGTGAACATCTCCTCGATCGCCGCGCGGGGAACCCCGCTGCTGGCCGCCTACGGGGCGGCCAAGGCCGGCCTCGAGTCGTTCAGCCGGACCATGGCCCTCGAGTGGGGACCCCAGGGAATCCGGGTCAACCTGGTGGCCCCGGGGACGATCAAGACGCCGCGCGCCGGCCAGGCGGACATGGACGAGGCGGCGCGGTCGATCCCGCTGCGGCGCAGGGGCGAGGCTCGCGACATCGCCGCCGCCGCCATGTTCCTCCTGTCCGACCTGGCCTCCTACGTGACGGCGCAGACGCTCGTCGTCGACGGTGGCAATAGCCTGGGCCATCCCGGCGGAGACGACCTGCCGGTCTTCGTCACCAACCCCGCCGTACGGGCCCGCTTCGGGCAGTGACGCCCGGACCGGTCAGTGAACGGCGACGGTCTCGGTGTTGCGTCCGGAGCGCAGGACCTGTCCGGGGAGGGCCCCGGCGGGCTGACCGTCCGTGATCGTCGGCGTCCCGTTCACGAACACCCGCTGCACGCCGGTGGACTCGGCGGTGAGCCGCAGGCTGTTGCCGGGCAGGTCGAAGACCCGCCGGGCCGGACCGCTGTCGACGGTCTCCGGATCGAACACGACAACGTCGGCGTAACGGCCCTCTTCCAGCCGGCCCCGGTCGGTGAGCCCGAACAGGCGGGCGGGGACGTCGGTCATGAGCTGCACGGCCCGCTCGAGCGGGACGAGCCGCCGGCCCCGCAGCGTGTCGGCCAGGAAGCGCGTCGGGTAGGGGGACCCGAGCATGCGGTCGAGATGGGCGCCGGCGTCCGAGCCGCCGAGCAACACGTCCTCCCGGGCCCACAGGTCCCGCCGGGCGGCCCAGTCGGCGTCCCCGTCCCCGGCGGGGAGGGGCCACAGCACGGTCCGGAACTCGTCGGCGCTGGTGATGTCGACGAGGGCGTCGGCGGGGTCGACCCCGACCTCGGCGGCGATGTCGGTGATCAGCCGGCCCTCGTAGCGCTTGTTCTCCGGGACCACGGTGTCCCCGATCCGGTAGTTGGAGAAGTCGGCCAGCCTCTCGAACGCCGTTCCGCGGGCCGCCCCCACCATCTGCTCGCGCACCGCCGGGTCGTGGAGCTTGGCCAGCTTCTCCTCCTTCGGGAGGGAGAGGATGTCGTGCCAGCCCGGGATCAGCCACAGGGCACAGAAGGTCCCGAGGCTCATGTTGTTGTCGGCGAAGATCGGCATCGTCAGCGCCACGACCCGGCCCCCGATCTCGCGCGCCCGCTGGGACGGCAGCAGCTGGTGGGCCACCCGCTTCTCCATGCCGGCCGCGATGGTGAGGACGTTCCAGTTGAGGGGCCGGTTGGCCTGGGCGCTCATCTGGGCCATCAACTCGATCTCCTCGTCGGAGAAGCCCTTGAGGCAGCCCTCGACGATGGCCTCGAGAGTGGTCCCCGGGTAGCGGCTGACGACCCGGCACAGCGTGAGCAGCTCCTCCTCGGACGCCACCCGGCTGGGCACGGGGTTGTTGTCCCCGTCGTTGTGGGTCGACGACCGTGTGGTCGACAGCCCGAGGCCGCCCGCGTCCAGGCACTGGGCCAGCAGGTCGGTGAGGACCTCGACCTCCTTTTCCGTGGACTGCCGCTCGGTGGCCTCGGGGCCGAGGACGTAGCGGCGCAGGGCGCAGTGGCCCACCAGGAACCCGGCGTTCACCGCGATCCGCCCCTCGAGGCCGTCGAGGTACTGGCCGAACGTCTCCCACGACCAGTCGACGCCGTTCTCCAGGGCCTCGAGCGGCATGCCCTCGACCTTGGCCATCATCCGCCGCGTGTAGTCGGCGTCGGCCGCCTTCAGCGGCGCCAGGGTGAACCCGCAGTTGCCGCCGAGCACCGAGGTCACCCCGTGGACCGACGACGGCGTGGCGTAGCCGTCCCAGTAGAGCTGGGCGTCGTAGTGGGTGTGGGGGTCCACGAAGCCGGGCGCCACGACGAGGCCGTCGGCGTCGAGGGTCGCACGCGCCGACTCGTCCACCGACCCGACCGCAACCACGCGGTCGCCGCGTATCCCGACGTCACCGCGCCGGGGCGCCGCTCCCGTCCCGTCGACGATCGTGCCGCCCCTGATCAGATAGTCGAGCATGATCCCTCCGCGGTAGCGCCGGGTGGCGGACAGTACCAGCACGGGGCAAGATGGGCT from the Acidimicrobiales bacterium genome contains:
- a CDS encoding SDR family oxidoreductase yields the protein HLVNVVGGNLADDWFRTAEYDMAGFDRVVARNLRYAVVSCREIARRLIAAGTPGSIVNISSIAARGTPLLAAYGAAKAGLESFSRTMALEWGPQGIRVNLVAPGTIKTPRAGQADMDEAARSIPLRRRGEARDIAAAAMFLLSDLASYVTAQTLVVDGGNSLGHPGGDDLPVFVTNPAVRARFGQ
- a CDS encoding amidohydrolase family protein, translated to MLVLSATRRYRGGIMLDYLIRGGTIVDGTGAAPRRGDVGIRGDRVVAVGSVDESARATLDADGLVVAPGFVDPHTHYDAQLYWDGYATPSSVHGVTSVLGGNCGFTLAPLKAADADYTRRMMAKVEGMPLEALENGVDWSWETFGQYLDGLEGRIAVNAGFLVGHCALRRYVLGPEATERQSTEKEVEVLTDLLAQCLDAGGLGLSTTRSSTHNDGDNNPVPSRVASEEELLTLCRVVSRYPGTTLEAIVEGCLKGFSDEEIELMAQMSAQANRPLNWNVLTIAAGMEKRVAHQLLPSQRAREIGGRVVALTMPIFADNNMSLGTFCALWLIPGWHDILSLPKEEKLAKLHDPAVREQMVGAARGTAFERLADFSNYRIGDTVVPENKRYEGRLITDIAAEVGVDPADALVDITSADEFRTVLWPLPAGDGDADWAARRDLWAREDVLLGGSDAGAHLDRMLGSPYPTRFLADTLRGRRLVPLERAVQLMTDVPARLFGLTDRGRLEEGRYADVVVFDPETVDSGPARRVFDLPGNSLRLTAESTGVQRVFVNGTPTITDGQPAGALPGQVLRSGRNTETVAVH